One window from the genome of Streptomyces sp. NBC_00708 encodes:
- the eno gene encoding phosphopyruvate hydratase — protein sequence MPSIDVVVAREILDSRGNPTVEVEVGLDDGSTGRAAVPSGASTGAFEAIELRDGDPNRYQGKGVEKAVLAVIEQIGPELVGYDATEQRLIDQAMFDLDATENKGSLGANAILGVSLAVAHAASEASDLPLFRYLGGPNAHLLPVPMMNILNGGSHADSNVDIQEFMIAPIGAESFSEALRWGAEVYHTLKKVLKTKGLSTGLGDEGGFAPNLESNRAALDLIIEAIKEAGYAPGKDIALALDVAASEFYKDGSYEFEGKSRSAAEMTEYYEELVSAYPLVSIEDPLYEDDWAGWKVITDKLGAKVQIVGDDLFVTNPERLARGIEEGSANALLVKVNQIGSLTETLDAVELAQRNGFKCMMSHRSGETEDVTIADLAVAVNCGQIKTGAPARSDRVAKYNQLLRIEEILDDAAVYAGRSAFPRFKG from the coding sequence GTGCCGTCCATCGACGTCGTCGTAGCCCGGGAAATCCTCGACTCCCGGGGCAACCCCACGGTCGAGGTCGAGGTTGGCCTCGACGACGGCAGCACGGGTCGTGCTGCTGTTCCGTCCGGAGCCTCCACCGGTGCGTTCGAGGCCATTGAGCTTCGCGACGGTGACCCCAACCGCTACCAGGGCAAGGGCGTCGAGAAGGCCGTCCTCGCCGTGATCGAGCAGATCGGCCCGGAGCTCGTCGGCTACGACGCCACCGAGCAGCGCCTCATCGACCAGGCGATGTTCGACCTGGACGCCACGGAGAACAAGGGCTCGCTCGGCGCCAACGCCATCCTCGGCGTCTCCCTCGCCGTCGCCCACGCCGCCTCCGAGGCCAGCGACCTCCCGCTGTTCCGCTACCTCGGCGGCCCGAACGCGCACCTGCTGCCCGTTCCGATGATGAACATCCTCAACGGCGGTTCGCACGCCGACTCCAACGTGGACATCCAGGAGTTCATGATCGCGCCGATCGGCGCCGAGTCGTTCTCCGAGGCCCTGCGCTGGGGCGCCGAGGTCTACCACACGCTGAAGAAGGTCCTGAAGACCAAGGGCCTGTCGACCGGCCTCGGCGACGAGGGCGGCTTCGCGCCGAACCTGGAGTCCAACCGCGCCGCCCTCGACCTCATCATCGAGGCCATCAAGGAGGCCGGTTACGCCCCGGGCAAGGACATCGCGCTCGCGCTCGACGTCGCCGCGTCCGAGTTCTACAAGGACGGCTCGTACGAGTTCGAGGGCAAGTCCCGCTCGGCCGCCGAGATGACCGAGTACTACGAGGAGCTCGTCTCCGCGTACCCGCTGGTCTCCATCGAGGACCCGCTGTACGAGGACGACTGGGCCGGCTGGAAGGTCATCACCGACAAGCTCGGCGCCAAGGTGCAGATCGTCGGCGACGACCTCTTCGTCACCAACCCGGAGCGCCTGGCCCGCGGTATCGAGGAGGGCTCCGCCAACGCCCTGCTCGTCAAGGTCAACCAGATCGGTTCGCTGACCGAGACCCTGGACGCCGTGGAGCTGGCCCAGCGCAACGGCTTCAAGTGCATGATGTCCCACCGCTCCGGTGAGACCGAGGACGTCACCATCGCCGACCTCGCGGTCGCCGTGAACTGCGGTCAGATCAAGACCGGCGCCCCGGCCCGCTCGGACCGCGTCGCCAAGTACAACCAGCTGCTGCGCATCGAGGAGATCCTCGACGACGCCGCGGTGTACGCGGGCCGCTCGGCGTTCCCGCGCTTCAAGGGCTGA
- a CDS encoding LysM peptidoglycan-binding domain-containing protein, with product MLLNRKGNKHRRPSKAVRIATLAGVAGAAVAVPLMGATNASAASVATWDAVAQCESGGNWSINTGNGYYGGLQFSQSSWAAAGGTQYAPRADLATKAQQIATAEKLLDLQGPGAWSCAGAGNLTNDGVDPGVDTGSGAAKQEAAPKQEAAPKKAERTEAPATNRSDRSDAPKKAAKKTVTTPTGQKVAKGDGEYKVVAGDTLSKIAADHKVKGGWEQLFKLNKDIVEDADLIYPGQQLHLTK from the coding sequence ATGCTGCTCAACCGCAAGGGCAACAAGCACCGCCGTCCGTCCAAGGCCGTCCGTATCGCGACGCTCGCCGGTGTCGCCGGTGCCGCTGTCGCCGTGCCGCTGATGGGCGCGACCAACGCCTCCGCCGCCTCCGTCGCCACGTGGGACGCCGTCGCCCAGTGCGAGTCCGGCGGCAACTGGTCGATCAACACCGGCAACGGCTACTACGGCGGCCTGCAGTTCTCCCAGTCGAGCTGGGCCGCCGCCGGGGGTACGCAGTACGCGCCCCGCGCCGACCTGGCCACCAAGGCCCAGCAGATCGCCACCGCCGAGAAGCTCCTCGACCTGCAGGGTCCGGGCGCCTGGTCCTGCGCCGGTGCCGGCAACCTGACCAACGACGGTGTCGACCCGGGCGTCGACACCGGCTCCGGTGCCGCGAAGCAGGAGGCCGCCCCCAAGCAGGAGGCCGCTCCGAAGAAGGCCGAGCGCACCGAGGCCCCCGCCACCAACCGCTCGGACCGTTCGGACGCCCCGAAGAAGGCCGCGAAGAAGACGGTCACCACCCCCACCGGCCAGAAGGTCGCCAAGGGTGACGGCGAGTACAAGGTCGTCGCCGGCGACACCCTGAGCAAGATCGCGGCCGACCACAAGGTCAAGGGCGGCTGGGAGCAGCTGTTCAAGCTGAACAAGGACATCGTCGAGGACGCCGACCTGATCTACCCGGGTCAGCAGCTCCACCTGACGAAGTAA
- a CDS encoding transglycosylase family protein has translation MGSANGRHRRPRQAPAIVVAAGVTGSAIAIPLLGASGAHAADTSTWDRVAECESGGMWSADLGNGSYGGLQFTPELWKAYGGEAYAERADLASRSQQIAVAEKVLAAKGPNAWPSCAVISGLTKAAGAADVDPGSTDSDEPSRGADAGLDAGLGTDPADDASSGSAATPSDEATDDAAGGTAADTGAGKSKGKHAGGSAEKDADASPSADPSTTPSADPTGSADPSAGASDGAAETGGKHRGAPAADDTAEADSGRDTGRHASRGDGEARDGAALPADGTYTVRPGDNLWAIADAQDLPGGWPELYEANKAEVGSDPDLILPGQNLDLGLTGTQADTEADAQADALADAR, from the coding sequence ATGGGCTCCGCGAACGGCAGACACCGTCGCCCTCGTCAGGCACCCGCCATCGTCGTCGCCGCAGGCGTGACCGGCTCGGCCATCGCCATCCCGCTGCTCGGCGCGTCGGGCGCGCACGCGGCGGACACGTCGACCTGGGACCGGGTGGCCGAGTGCGAGAGCGGCGGGATGTGGAGCGCCGACCTGGGCAACGGCTCGTACGGCGGGCTCCAGTTCACGCCGGAGCTGTGGAAGGCGTACGGCGGTGAGGCCTACGCTGAGCGCGCCGACCTCGCCAGCCGCTCGCAGCAGATCGCGGTGGCCGAGAAGGTCCTGGCCGCCAAGGGCCCGAACGCGTGGCCCAGCTGTGCGGTGATCTCCGGGCTCACCAAGGCCGCCGGTGCGGCGGACGTGGACCCGGGCAGTACCGACTCCGACGAGCCCTCCCGGGGCGCGGACGCGGGCCTGGACGCCGGTCTGGGCACCGACCCGGCGGACGATGCCTCGTCCGGCTCGGCCGCGACCCCCTCGGACGAGGCCACGGATGACGCGGCCGGCGGGACGGCCGCGGACACGGGCGCCGGGAAGAGCAAGGGCAAGCACGCGGGCGGGAGTGCCGAGAAGGACGCGGACGCCTCCCCGTCCGCCGATCCCTCCACCACCCCCTCCGCCGACCCCACCGGCTCGGCGGACCCGTCAGCCGGTGCTTCCGACGGTGCGGCGGAGACGGGCGGCAAGCACCGGGGCGCCCCGGCCGCCGACGACACCGCCGAGGCGGACAGCGGGCGCGACACGGGCCGGCACGCCTCGCGGGGTGACGGTGAGGCACGCGACGGCGCGGCGCTGCCGGCTGACGGCACGTACACCGTCCGGCCGGGCGACAACCTGTGGGCGATCGCCGACGCGCAGGACCTGCCCGGCGGCTGGCCCGAGCTGTACGAGGCGAACAAGGCCGAGGTGGGCTCCGACCCGGACCTCATCCTGCCCGGCCAGAACCTCGACCTCGGCCTGACCGGCACGCAGGCGGACACCGAGGCCGACGCCCAGGCGGACGCCCTGGCCGACGCCCGGTGA
- a CDS encoding cytochrome P450, with amino-acid sequence MNRTPPPELFTWEFATDPYPAYAWLREHSPVHRTTLPSGVEAWLVTRYADARQALADSRLSKNPAHHAKDAQGKSKTGIPGERSANLMTHLLNIDPPDHTRLRRLVSKAFTPRTIAAFGPRVQELADRLIDDFAEKGEADLIHDFAFPLPIYAICDLLGVPEEDQDDFRDWAGMMIRHGGGPRGGVARSVKKIRAYLAELIHRKRENPGDDLISGLIRASDHGEHLTENEAAAMCFVILFAGFETTINLIGNSAHAFFRNPSQRAVFQSAVQRGDDRLLDTAIEELLRFDGPVELATWRYATEPLEIGGTQIREGDPVLVVLAAADRDPARFPEPDSLDLSRRDNQHLGYGHGIHYCLGAPLARLEGRTALETLFRRLPDVQLAVEPDDLRWRGGLIMRGLRTLPVEFTAVGRS; translated from the coding sequence GTGAACCGCACCCCGCCGCCCGAACTCTTCACCTGGGAGTTCGCCACCGACCCGTACCCCGCCTACGCCTGGCTGAGGGAGCACAGCCCCGTACACCGGACGACCTTGCCGAGCGGCGTGGAGGCATGGCTCGTCACCCGTTACGCGGACGCGCGGCAGGCCCTCGCGGACAGTCGTCTCTCGAAAAATCCGGCACACCACGCGAAGGACGCCCAGGGCAAGAGCAAGACCGGCATCCCGGGCGAGCGCAGCGCCAACCTCATGACGCATCTGCTGAACATCGACCCACCCGACCACACACGGCTGCGCCGGCTGGTGTCCAAGGCGTTCACCCCCCGGACGATCGCCGCTTTCGGGCCCCGCGTGCAGGAGTTGGCGGACCGGCTCATCGACGACTTCGCGGAGAAGGGGGAGGCGGATCTGATCCATGACTTCGCCTTTCCTCTTCCCATCTACGCCATTTGCGATCTGCTCGGCGTACCCGAGGAGGACCAGGACGACTTCAGGGACTGGGCGGGCATGATGATCCGGCACGGCGGCGGCCCGCGCGGTGGGGTCGCCCGGTCCGTGAAGAAGATCCGCGCCTACCTCGCGGAGCTGATCCACCGCAAGCGGGAGAACCCCGGCGACGACCTGATCTCAGGTCTGATCCGGGCGAGCGACCACGGCGAGCACCTCACGGAGAACGAGGCCGCCGCGATGTGCTTCGTGATCCTCTTCGCGGGTTTCGAGACGACCATCAACCTGATCGGCAACAGCGCGCACGCGTTCTTCCGGAACCCCTCGCAGCGTGCCGTGTTCCAGAGCGCGGTCCAGCGAGGAGACGACCGCCTTCTGGACACCGCCATCGAGGAGCTGCTGCGCTTCGACGGCCCGGTGGAGCTGGCCACCTGGCGCTACGCCACGGAGCCGCTCGAAATCGGAGGAACGCAGATTCGCGAGGGAGATCCCGTGCTCGTGGTTCTCGCGGCGGCCGACCGCGATCCGGCCCGTTTCCCCGAGCCGGACTCGCTCGATCTGTCCCGTCGGGACAACCAGCACCTCGGATACGGCCACGGCATCCACTACTGCTTGGGAGCCCCTCTCGCACGGCTTGAGGGGCGCACCGCGTTGGAAACCCTGTTCCGTCGCCTGCCCGACGTTCAGCTGGCCGTGGAACCCGACGACCTCCGCTGGCGGGGCGGTCTCATCATGCGCGGTCTCCGCACGCTCCCGGTGGAATTCACGGCAGTCGGTCGTAGCTAG
- a CDS encoding nucleoside triphosphate pyrophosphohydrolase codes for MNAEDPGRIVLLTASHRVAPGLLSWPAWQALHSADEVRCGEPEQPQLPYLREAGVIVTPGVPDAQQLVDACAGGRTVVVLTGGDGNQPLTDGLARLAGSGRVRMPDLELLPGSYDLPGARLLDLVQIMDRIRVECPWTSQKTHEGLAKYAIEEAYELVEAIEDGDREELREELGDVLLQVVFHARIAEEDTEEPFSVDDVAGTLIEKLIHRHPHVFGDETAETPEDVHAHWLRTKAIEKQRASVTDGVPLGQPGLALAAKLASRARTAGLDVPLPEGDDIGYRLLALAVRAQEEGIDPEAALRAAGRAYRDAIRTAEGTG; via the coding sequence GTGAACGCTGAAGACCCCGGCCGCATCGTCCTGCTCACCGCCAGCCACCGGGTCGCGCCCGGACTGCTGTCCTGGCCCGCCTGGCAGGCGCTGCACAGCGCCGACGAGGTGCGCTGCGGCGAGCCGGAACAGCCGCAGCTGCCCTATCTGCGCGAGGCCGGCGTCATCGTCACCCCCGGCGTGCCCGACGCCCAGCAGCTCGTCGACGCCTGCGCGGGCGGCCGGACCGTGGTCGTCCTCACCGGCGGCGACGGCAACCAGCCCCTCACCGACGGCCTGGCCCGGCTGGCCGGCTCGGGCAGGGTGCGGATGCCCGACCTGGAGCTGCTGCCCGGCTCCTACGACCTCCCGGGCGCCCGGCTCCTGGACCTCGTCCAGATCATGGACCGCATCCGCGTCGAGTGCCCGTGGACCTCGCAGAAGACCCACGAGGGGCTCGCCAAGTACGCCATCGAGGAGGCGTACGAACTGGTCGAGGCGATCGAGGACGGCGACCGCGAGGAACTGCGCGAGGAACTGGGCGACGTGCTGCTCCAGGTCGTCTTCCACGCGCGCATCGCGGAGGAAGACACCGAGGAGCCGTTCTCCGTGGACGACGTCGCCGGCACGCTGATCGAGAAGCTGATCCACCGCCACCCGCATGTCTTCGGCGACGAGACCGCCGAGACCCCGGAGGACGTCCACGCGCACTGGCTGCGTACCAAGGCCATCGAGAAGCAGCGTGCCTCGGTCACCGACGGGGTACCCCTCGGCCAGCCCGGCCTGGCACTCGCCGCGAAGCTCGCGAGCCGGGCCCGTACGGCCGGCCTCGACGTGCCGCTCCCCGAGGGCGACGACATCGGCTACCGCCTCCTCGCCCTCGCCGTACGCGCCCAGGAGGAGGGCATCGACCCGGAGGCCGCCCTGCGCGCCGCGGGACGCGCGTACCGGGACGCGATCAGGACGGCGGAGGGCACCGGATAA
- a CDS encoding SurA N-terminal domain-containing protein, which yields MHRRRRTALTVSAALLAAAPLLTACGSQAHPGAAAVVGGDRITVSTVQAQVADVREAQGSSAQSAQLTDQSGQLARAKLHGLILDRVLDRAAADAGVTVTRAEIQQMRQSAVAQYQDEKGLQAAVLQERWLAPGQIDAFLREQIQITKLGQALGADPSTPEGTKAIGDALTKASKALNVDVNPRYGTWNNQQIQLTDYKAPWITQVTKPAQAAAEAGA from the coding sequence TTGCACCGCCGCCGTCGCACCGCGCTCACCGTCTCCGCAGCGCTGCTCGCCGCAGCGCCGCTCCTCACCGCCTGCGGCAGCCAGGCCCACCCAGGCGCCGCGGCCGTCGTCGGCGGGGACCGGATCACGGTGTCCACCGTGCAGGCCCAGGTGGCCGACGTACGCGAGGCACAGGGCTCCTCCGCGCAGTCCGCCCAGCTCACCGACCAGTCCGGCCAGCTCGCCCGCGCCAAGCTGCACGGGCTGATCCTGGACCGGGTCCTCGACCGGGCGGCGGCGGACGCGGGCGTCACGGTGACCCGCGCCGAGATCCAGCAGATGCGCCAGTCGGCCGTCGCGCAGTACCAGGACGAGAAGGGACTCCAGGCCGCCGTCCTCCAGGAGCGCTGGCTCGCCCCGGGCCAGATCGACGCCTTCCTGCGCGAGCAGATCCAGATCACCAAGCTCGGCCAGGCCCTCGGCGCCGACCCGTCCACCCCCGAGGGCACCAAGGCCATCGGCGACGCCCTGACCAAGGCGTCCAAGGCGCTGAACGTCGACGTCAACCCCCGCTACGGCACCTGGAACAACCAGCAGATCCAGCTGACCGACTACAAGGCCCCCTGGATCACCCAGGTCACCAAGCCCGCCCAGGCCGCCGCCGAGGCCGGGGCCTGA
- a CDS encoding GtrA family protein — MTVSAQLVRFAVVGAVNTGTYYGLYLLLLHWLPYIAAHVLAFALSMIGSFFLNSYFTYRTRPTWRKFLLFPLTNAANFVITTGGVYLLVDLAGFSDRYAPLVAATAAIPITFVVSRTIMLRPDTPPPKAAERVG, encoded by the coding sequence ATGACGGTCTCCGCACAACTCGTACGTTTCGCGGTCGTCGGCGCGGTGAACACCGGCACGTACTACGGCCTCTACCTGCTCCTGCTGCACTGGCTGCCGTACATCGCCGCCCATGTGCTCGCCTTCGCGCTCAGCATGATCGGCTCGTTCTTCCTGAACTCATACTTCACGTACCGCACCCGGCCCACCTGGCGGAAGTTCCTGCTCTTCCCCCTCACCAACGCGGCCAATTTCGTCATCACCACCGGCGGCGTCTACCTCTTGGTCGACCTGGCCGGATTCAGCGACCGCTACGCCCCGCTGGTGGCAGCCACGGCCGCCATTCCGATCACGTTCGTGGTGTCGCGCACGATCATGCTGCGCCCGGACACCCCGCCGCCCAAGGCGGCCGAACGCGTCGGCTGA
- a CDS encoding glycosyltransferase family 2 protein, whose translation MLISLVVPCFNEEEILERFHERVTDEMSRLGHAFEVVYIDDGSADRTLALIQELAAADPRVRYVSFSRNFGKEAAMLAGLQHAEGDAVVLMDADLQHPPELVGRMLQEHARGHDQVIARRTRAGDRVTRTVTARAYYWLINRLVDVELVDGVGDFRLLSRRAADAVLALTEYNRFSKGLFAWVGFPTTTFSYENAVREQGRSAWTFGKLLNYGLDGLLSFNNKPLRAALYLGLLLTSVALAYAAWIVGVALVRGVDTPGYVTLLVVVTALAGVQMILAGVVGEYVGRIYYEVKRRPHYLVQATNTRAHEAAPQEPREFVRR comes from the coding sequence GTGCTGATCTCGCTGGTGGTGCCTTGTTTCAACGAGGAAGAGATCCTCGAACGCTTCCATGAACGCGTCACGGACGAAATGTCCCGCCTCGGCCACGCGTTCGAGGTCGTCTACATCGACGACGGAAGCGCCGACCGGACCCTCGCCCTCATCCAGGAACTGGCCGCCGCCGACCCCCGCGTCCGCTACGTCTCCTTCAGCCGCAACTTCGGCAAGGAGGCCGCCATGCTGGCCGGCCTCCAGCACGCCGAGGGGGACGCCGTCGTCCTCATGGACGCCGACCTCCAGCACCCGCCGGAACTCGTCGGCCGCATGCTCCAGGAGCACGCGCGGGGCCACGACCAGGTCATCGCCCGCCGCACCCGCGCCGGCGACCGCGTCACCCGCACCGTCACCGCACGCGCCTACTACTGGCTGATCAACCGCCTCGTCGACGTCGAACTCGTCGACGGCGTAGGCGACTTCCGGCTCCTGTCCCGACGCGCGGCCGACGCCGTACTCGCCCTCACCGAGTACAACCGCTTCTCCAAGGGCCTCTTCGCCTGGGTCGGCTTCCCCACCACCACGTTCAGCTACGAGAACGCCGTACGGGAACAGGGCCGCTCCGCCTGGACCTTCGGCAAGCTACTCAACTACGGCCTGGACGGGCTCCTCTCCTTCAACAACAAGCCCCTGCGCGCCGCCCTCTACCTCGGCCTGCTGCTGACCTCCGTCGCCCTCGCCTACGCCGCCTGGATCGTCGGCGTCGCCCTCGTACGCGGCGTCGACACCCCCGGATACGTCACCCTGCTCGTCGTCGTCACCGCGCTCGCCGGCGTCCAGATGATCCTCGCCGGAGTCGTCGGCGAATACGTCGGCCGCATCTACTACGAGGTCAAGCGCCGCCCGCACTACCTCGTCCAAGCCACCAACACTCGCGCCCACGAGGCCGCACCGCAGGAGCCCCGGGAGTTCGTACGCCGATGA
- a CDS encoding serine/threonine protein kinase has protein sequence MNGRLIGGRYELATILGQGGMGQVWTAYDQRLDRRVAVKLLRPDRVTGPIGGEAADELRRRFVRECRVTAQVDHPGLVTVHDAGSDGDDLFLVMQYVEGADLGDHLAEHDPYPWPWAVAVAAQLCAVLSAVHAVPIVHRDLKPRNVMVRPDGTVLVLDLGVASVLDTDTTRLTHTGSPIGSPAYMAPEQAMGGAVGPYTDLYALGVLLHELLSGDVPFAGSTALGVLHRHLYEPPLPVRQIRPDIPEALEALVLRLLAKDPQHRPADAQEVYAQLAPLLPARDSRPPSGPLDPTRPFLRPHAPWPDRATVPPPARPAPAPARPDVAAAVDEVKRLLGEGRITQAVDMLGGLLPVAAEQHGPGSPVVRILRKQYAATLMDDGQYRRALPELRRLADDRAAEAGSADPQTLGYRCDVAHCLEQLGEPAAALAEYRAVLPYYENQYATGNDPARSYEIRHRIGQLLLALGDHLGARAQLQALLYDTERAYGPHHPLPVELRRQLERQMEVRGG, from the coding sequence GTGAACGGTCGCCTCATCGGCGGGCGGTACGAGCTGGCGACGATCCTCGGCCAGGGCGGCATGGGCCAGGTCTGGACCGCCTACGACCAGCGCCTGGACCGCCGGGTCGCCGTCAAGCTGCTGCGCCCCGACCGGGTCACCGGACCCATCGGCGGCGAGGCCGCCGACGAGCTGCGCCGGCGCTTCGTCCGCGAGTGCCGGGTCACCGCCCAGGTGGACCACCCCGGCCTGGTCACGGTCCACGACGCGGGCAGCGACGGCGACGACCTGTTCCTCGTCATGCAGTACGTGGAGGGCGCCGACCTCGGCGACCACCTCGCCGAGCACGACCCCTACCCCTGGCCCTGGGCCGTCGCGGTCGCCGCGCAGCTGTGCGCCGTCCTCAGCGCCGTGCACGCCGTGCCGATCGTCCACCGCGACCTCAAGCCCCGCAATGTGATGGTCCGCCCGGACGGCACCGTCCTCGTCCTCGACCTGGGCGTCGCCTCCGTCCTCGACACCGACACCACCCGCCTCACCCACACCGGTTCACCCATCGGCTCCCCGGCCTACATGGCCCCCGAACAGGCGATGGGCGGCGCGGTCGGCCCGTACACCGACCTCTACGCCCTCGGCGTCCTGCTGCACGAACTGCTCAGCGGAGACGTGCCGTTCGCCGGTTCCACCGCCCTCGGCGTGCTGCACCGCCACCTCTACGAGCCGCCGCTGCCCGTCCGGCAGATCCGGCCCGACATCCCCGAAGCACTCGAAGCGCTCGTCCTGCGGCTGCTCGCCAAGGACCCGCAGCACCGCCCGGCCGACGCCCAGGAGGTGTACGCGCAACTCGCCCCGCTGCTGCCCGCGCGCGACTCCAGGCCGCCCTCGGGACCGCTCGACCCCACCCGCCCCTTCCTGCGCCCGCACGCCCCCTGGCCCGACCGCGCCACCGTCCCGCCGCCCGCCAGGCCCGCCCCGGCGCCCGCCCGGCCGGACGTCGCCGCCGCCGTCGACGAGGTCAAGAGGCTCCTCGGCGAGGGCCGCATCACCCAGGCCGTCGACATGCTCGGCGGACTCCTGCCCGTCGCCGCCGAACAGCACGGACCCGGCTCCCCGGTCGTCCGCATCCTGCGCAAGCAGTACGCGGCGACCCTCATGGACGACGGGCAGTACCGCCGCGCCCTGCCCGAACTGCGCCGGCTCGCCGACGACCGGGCGGCCGAGGCGGGCTCCGCGGACCCGCAGACCCTCGGCTACCGCTGCGACGTGGCGCACTGCCTCGAACAGCTCGGGGAACCCGCCGCCGCGCTCGCGGAGTACCGCGCGGTCCTGCCGTACTACGAGAACCAGTACGCCACGGGCAACGACCCGGCACGCTCGTACGAGATCCGCCACCGCATCGGACAGCTCCTCCTCGCTCTCGGCGACCACCTCGGTGCCCGCGCCCAGCTTCAGGCGCTGCTGTACGACACCGAGCGCGCCTACGGCCCCCACCACCCGCTGCCCGTAGAGCTGCGCCGGCAGCTGGAGCGGCAGATGGAGGTCCGGGGCGGTTGA